Proteins encoded within one genomic window of Schaalia sp. HMT-172:
- a CDS encoding multidrug effflux MFS transporter, giving the protein MTTNDTQDRSGIVGGALTVALLITLAVQNAVPPMATDMYSAAFPQITADLATNSTMLGFTLTTFFVGYASGQVLGGAISDQIGRRRPIIAGGVIALIGSMICVLAPNIWVLLVGRVFQGLGGGVASLVARAILVDVAHGKMLARAMSLIQAIVGFAPMLAPVLGAFIITHATWRVIFWALAAFTLLMAALAWFVVPESLPEERRHPGGIPRFFHGLVQVVRIRPFVGFMLVNAFSSFCMFGYISNATYVLQGPLGLSPMAFACVFAFNALLSTGFALVNVRLISHFTPRTLIITGLTIAATGVVTLAVSTFLLDLPLIPTCVGFALIMTANAFIFGNSGAQAMSEAREQAGTASSVMGVFQSLANGVAAPLATSGGDSAVPMVLVMIVGSAGAWFAFWVIARGGKHTPRQLSLD; this is encoded by the coding sequence ATGACGACTAACGACACCCAGGACCGCAGCGGCATCGTCGGCGGGGCCCTCACCGTGGCCCTGCTGATCACCCTAGCCGTGCAGAACGCCGTGCCCCCGATGGCGACCGACATGTACTCGGCCGCGTTCCCGCAGATCACGGCGGACCTGGCGACGAACTCGACGATGCTCGGGTTCACGCTCACGACCTTCTTCGTGGGCTACGCGTCCGGGCAGGTCCTGGGCGGTGCAATCTCGGACCAGATCGGGCGACGCCGCCCCATCATCGCCGGCGGCGTCATCGCCCTGATCGGCTCCATGATCTGCGTGCTTGCGCCGAACATCTGGGTACTCCTCGTGGGCCGAGTCTTCCAGGGCCTCGGCGGCGGCGTCGCCTCCTTGGTGGCGCGCGCGATCCTCGTGGACGTCGCACATGGCAAGATGCTGGCGCGCGCGATGAGCCTCATCCAGGCGATCGTCGGTTTCGCGCCGATGCTCGCCCCGGTCCTCGGCGCGTTCATCATCACGCACGCAACGTGGAGGGTCATCTTCTGGGCGCTCGCCGCGTTCACGCTGCTCATGGCGGCCCTCGCTTGGTTCGTCGTGCCCGAGTCGTTGCCCGAGGAGCGCCGCCACCCCGGCGGTATCCCCCGGTTCTTCCACGGCCTCGTCCAGGTCGTGCGCATCCGCCCCTTCGTGGGTTTCATGCTGGTCAACGCCTTCTCGAGCTTCTGCATGTTCGGCTACATCTCGAACGCCACCTACGTCCTGCAGGGACCGCTGGGCCTGTCCCCCATGGCTTTCGCGTGCGTCTTCGCGTTCAACGCGCTGCTGTCGACCGGATTCGCGCTGGTCAACGTGCGCCTGATCTCGCACTTCACGCCGCGCACGCTCATCATTACGGGCCTCACAATCGCCGCGACCGGCGTCGTGACGCTGGCGGTGTCGACGTTCCTACTCGACCTGCCGCTCATTCCGACGTGCGTGGGCTTCGCGCTCATTATGACGGCGAATGCGTTCATTTTCGGTAATTCGGGCGCGCAGGCCATGAGTGAGGCGCGCGAGCAGGCGGGCACGGCCTCGTCCGTCATGGGCGTGTTCCAGTCTCTGGCTAACGGAGTCGCGGCCCCCCTGGCAACCTCGGGCGGCGACAGTGCCGTGCCGATGGTGCTCGTCATGATCGTCGGCTCCGCCGGCGCGTGGTTCGCGTTCTGGGTGATCGCCCGCGGCGGCAAGCACACGCCTCGCCAGCTCAGCCTCGACTGA